The proteins below are encoded in one region of Rhodohalobacter mucosus:
- a CDS encoding FAD-binding oxidoreductase, whose translation MNIEELQSTFRGRLILPDNSDYDKERQVWNGYIDKHPSLIAQCSGTADVIDAVKFARNNNIEVSVRGGGHNVAGTALVDDGMVIDLSRMRAVHVDAPKKLARVQGGATWGDLDRETQVFGLAAPGGVVSTTGVAGLTLGGGLGWLRKKHGLSCDNLHSVEIVTAEGNLLTASKTENPDLFWALRGGGGNFGVVTSFVFHLHEVGPTVMMCAIMYPVEIAERVLSTWKEFMISSSDEISAQALFWAIPDIEDFPEQARGKHVISITAMYAGDPDEGEKAFQQLRNIDEPVIDLSGKIPYAVANTMFDPFFPKHERYYYFKSQDLASLNKETMDFLIEAANDRPVDSMLFAIWHYGGKMNRVGSEDTAFGSRDTTFLFSVDSIWDDYSKSEEVISWSRDILDKAKEFSGDGMYVNFSGFGEEGEDLVQSAYGDNYDRLSKIKSKYDPDNFFHINQNIKPASS comes from the coding sequence ATGAATATTGAGGAGCTGCAATCTACTTTCAGAGGTCGTTTAATTCTGCCAGATAATTCAGATTACGATAAGGAACGGCAAGTCTGGAACGGATACATCGATAAACATCCATCCCTGATAGCACAGTGCAGCGGGACGGCAGATGTGATCGATGCCGTAAAATTTGCACGGAATAACAATATTGAGGTATCCGTTCGGGGCGGAGGTCACAATGTAGCAGGAACGGCTCTTGTCGATGACGGAATGGTTATTGATCTGTCTCGAATGCGAGCAGTGCACGTTGATGCACCGAAGAAACTCGCACGGGTACAGGGTGGCGCAACCTGGGGCGATCTGGACCGCGAAACACAGGTCTTCGGACTGGCGGCTCCGGGCGGTGTGGTATCCACTACCGGGGTTGCAGGACTCACGCTTGGAGGCGGACTGGGATGGCTCAGGAAAAAGCACGGGCTGAGCTGCGACAATCTGCACTCTGTAGAAATTGTAACCGCAGAGGGTAACTTACTTACGGCCAGCAAAACAGAAAACCCTGATCTTTTCTGGGCATTGCGCGGCGGTGGCGGAAATTTTGGGGTTGTAACATCCTTTGTTTTTCATCTTCATGAAGTAGGGCCAACCGTGATGATGTGTGCTATAATGTATCCGGTTGAAATAGCAGAAAGAGTACTTTCAACCTGGAAAGAGTTTATGATATCCTCGTCTGATGAAATCAGCGCACAGGCACTCTTTTGGGCTATACCGGATATCGAAGATTTCCCTGAACAGGCAAGGGGAAAGCATGTAATTTCCATTACAGCCATGTATGCCGGAGATCCGGACGAGGGTGAAAAAGCTTTTCAGCAGTTACGGAATATTGATGAGCCGGTGATCGATCTGAGCGGAAAAATTCCGTATGCAGTAGCCAACACAATGTTTGACCCCTTCTTCCCGAAACATGAACGATACTACTATTTTAAGTCCCAGGATCTGGCGTCTCTGAACAAGGAAACTATGGATTTTCTGATTGAAGCAGCGAATGACAGGCCTGTCGATTCTATGTTATTTGCCATCTGGCACTATGGCGGAAAAATGAATCGGGTTGGAAGTGAGGATACGGCCTTTGGAAGCCGTGATACCACTTTTCTCTTCAGTGTCGATTCCATCTGGGATGATTACAGCAAATCGGAGGAAGTCATCTCCTGGTCGCGGGATATCCTCGATAAAGCAAAGGAATTTTCAGGAGATGGCATGTATGTCAATTTCTCGGGCTTCGGAGAAGAAGGCGAAGACCTGGTACAATCAGCTTATGGTGATAATTATGACCGGTTGTCCAAAATCAAATCAAAATATGATCCGGATAACTTCTTTCACATCAACCAGAATATTAAACCGGCGTCCAGCTAA